In the Uranotaenia lowii strain MFRU-FL chromosome 1, ASM2978415v1, whole genome shotgun sequence genome, acagtgccatctattgcgccgttcaaaagttacaaatcaactttaaagtacccatttttcgaaaagacgtaatcgtatatgaactcacaaaaaatgagttcaatgtctcagtaaaatggacggctttaatttattgctaaataaatgaaatcagagttacttttaactgggaggaatttcactttctttatttttgcactactatgaCAGTTAAGATAACTAACAGCTTTGGTATAAGATTTCTcacttcttgaacagtaatttatgttagaaaatgtccagtcaaatacaagaacattcttgactatcagtctcacccagcagtactggcccttattctgcgcctcgagtgacgtgacgataggagagtcacccaagtcactcaattccagcagtcggtttaggtgaggaacgtcacttcggatgaactttgtgagttcttaccctattctcgtagtcaccgtgggtgagaatcgtcgcattcgggtgacgattttaggtgacaattgtcggtaccttttcaggtggcgacgagatagaaattcaatgaaaaatttatgaaacaggGAATAATTTGGCTCTAAAAGTTCAACAACATTAAAGTTtgaccattttaaaaacaattttcacgaaCAAATCTAGATTCGCTGAACTAATTCGGCAATCGATGaggattgtcggtaccttttcaggtgatgacgaaaaagaaattgAACAGTAAATTTATGTACACGGGAATGAAAGGCTCTAAATAGTTAAATGAATGATAAAGAATGATAGTTTtgaatatgtatattttttttatttattgaaattttttgtaaaatgtgaaaatgtgTTTCGGCTTTTTTGACGGAATACCACGACTTTCCTGTGGCGCAGCCTCGAAGATGGCGAATTCATGTTGTAAGTTCTTGTCCAGTTCTAAGATTGCGACCACTTttccaaatctaaaaaataacaataaaatccaTTAGTAAAGAATCAGTACGCCACAATCAACTAACTATTCGGATCGATCATTTCCGGCATGCTACGGTGGTAGCCTCGGTTGGGTAAAATATATAAACCGGCACCATTCGGAGCCGTCGGcatctgattttgttttttcggcAATTACTTACATCCGAACCCAGCTTTGATGAGCGAAATTTCTACTTACGTCGCACAAATCGTCCGTTTATCATCCTCAAGCAGCTTGCTGTGACCGTACAATCCGATGATGGCCATTTTCGAACCGAAATTCTAAACCGTTACACGAAAAACTAATTCGGAAAATCCGAAGCGAAAGCAAAATCAAATCAGCACCAGctaatttctaccatttttacagatgtgttcatttggccactcacctagaatgaatctctgtcactttacccataTCGACTAcaggaataaggtgacaaatctcacggtgactccgaagtgaggtgacaatcatcacgtcacgcgcggcgcagaataagggctactgattctaggcatctcaaagcgggttactttcacatataactttagcatccagctgttttaaactttgtatttctaacaaatttgatggaaaaagataataacttttatgattatttttttttatgcaacatgatgaacgtattacgaaacttcaatagcgattttcttgaagcatgctaagcagctcatacgacctatagaaaactgactgaaacttagtcagctttgttttgacagttctctttggtgtgtttggagacatctggtggcccaaccaaaaatcaaaaattggttcaaaaagggtgttgggtgttttacacaagtttcgtgggctagcttatatgtctgttctctgtggttgtacctcaacatgctaaCGAAAGTtcaatgctgcatcatggacgacgaaacatatgtgaaggccgacttcaaacagatccccggcaacctgtttttcacggccatgGATATGTTCAGCGTTCCAGAGCATGTCCGGGAAGCTGAGTGCACCTTtggtgacccaggacacgataaACACGctactactccaaggacgtgttgaagtggtatgcggacaataacgtcaatttcgtgccgaaaatgtatTTCATTTGCAGTTCACAACTGCATCTAGAAGATGTCCGTTGTGTTTACTCTTCCTCAATGTGTACGTTTTGATTCCCAACGGACCTTCTTCTACTCTTTCAGTTTGACGCCTTAGCTGCTACTGCTTCTTCATTCTGGCCTGTCTCTGCGACTTTGCATCTGGTGTTCGGCTtattgaagttccattacaatCTTCTATGGCCCCGGTCCAACGATATTCTCCGGTTGAGCGAACTTTATCCTGGGCTCCGGATCGACGATCTTCAATGGCTCCGGTCGTTGTAACAAACGGTTCAGCTAAATGAACAAGTTCACTGAAACTCCCTGAACATCGCCTCAGGGTCGTACAAATTTAAGCGAAGGATGATCAAAGAAACACTTTAAATACACCAGTtataattttctcacttgtttatTGTTATAGAGATAGAAATTTGccactgaattctgaatccctCACTGTGGTAGTTCCCAATTGTATGTTTACTCCTACCTTAGCAGGTGACTACGAAGTAGTAGGAGTTCTACACCACGGGCACTAATGGTAACTTCCGATATCGAACGTGGCCTTACGGTACTGTACCTCCTCCAATCGACTAACTTGAGACTAGCCGGGTCGGCATTGTTTATCGCCACATGGAGTTCAACACAGGCTACGGGTGCCGGTTGATCAGCCCGTGCTCAGTGCAACTTCGAATACGGGATCCAGGCTATAGCGTTCCCAGAGGTGAGAGTTCACCTACATTCCAACGTTGACTGGAGGCTGATAAGGCCAAACCTATTGGTAGGATGAAATCTCTTCTTCGTACTTCTGTACCCTTCTACGGGAGCTTCGATACAGTCGTCGTGAGAAAGACCACGGCTTAGGCATCAGCATTGGTATTGATCACCTCAAAGACTTTACAATGGATCTTGGTTCCTGGCTGGGGATTTTTCATGGCTACGGAACTTCCCTGGCACTGATGTATTTTTGTTGTTCGGTGAAATTTTGATTGGTAAGATCTCTTTCGCTTCCGGAGAACTTTGTCACTACAATCGGGATTATTTTCGACAGTCGCTGGCTGTACCTCTAAGGTCATCTAAGGACATATTTCTAATATTTTACACACTACAGTATGCAGTAAAAAGAGGTCTTCAATCACAAACATAACATTCAAAAGTGCAATTAGCTATTGCCTTTAGACCGCCTAACAATATTGTTTACCAATAGATTGTTGCTGGAAAGTCTTGTGACTAAGCCTTAGGAACGAGCGCCCTTGTGAAAATAAAGTTGTAATACCAGCAGATCATCGTTGtattttttcctttcaaaatgtttttaaactgTATCTAAAAGTAGCTACTATATGTAGATGAGTATTATTCGGGCTTTTCATCTGTTTATACCCAATTCAACTAGAATACACAATAGATTAGAAATCACTTCAAATGCATGTTTCCACTATTTACAGATGGCGAACCCTCCCCGGCCCGAAACTCCCAAGCTCAAAAccagcagcatcagcagcagccttctcCAGCAGCTTGTTGTACGGCAGCAGCAATCTCACCCTCGAGCAACGGCGGAGGCGGCGGCGGCCATCATGGAGATTCCTGCGGCTCGTCCACTTCTTCGGCCCCCTGTTCCGGGGTACGCCGGAAAGCCAAAGTTCCAACCACTTCCCAAGAAGACGAACCGATGGCCATAAATggaaccaagaaaaaagttcgCCACAATGGATCTCTCAAATCGTCACCCTCGCAACCTACTACGGAGTATTTGAGTGTATGGAATACCACTAGTCCGACATTGACGAGTTCTTTGGATGAACGACAGGAATCGATCATCAGCCCTAGTATTCAAATTCATCGACCCCTGGAACGTTCTTGGCCTCCGAAGAATCATAAAAAGTCTAATTCTTCAATGATTCAGGGAGCGGAGGAATTTTCCTTTGACATCATTGACACTGATGAACCTTCTTATGGAACTAACGCTGAAGGTGAAGGTGAGACAGGAGTCGATTTTACTCCTGGAGAGTTTTTCGGTAAGAATCCTAAACACATCAAACATGACAAGGTTGCACGTATTATTAGGCAACCGTTGGAGGGAATTATTGAAAGTGCTCCCTTGGCGACTCCGGAAACTGATGGCAGTCTGTCGGATAATACTCCTTTGAGATTGAATCGACTGGATCGGAATGCCAATCCAACTGAGATCGAACCGGTGCATGAAGTTCCGGAAACTAATGTCAAACCTGTATCGAAGCCTCCGTTGAAGAAAGCTACTCGTGCTGAATACAGTTTTCCGGAAGAAGATCGACAACAGCCGGGATGCTCCAGTGATCCCGTTATCGTTGTTGATGGGGAATTGAGAGTAATAAAGCCGCATCGACCCTTAACTAGAGCACTGTCCAATGGGAGAACTAGGCAAAACATCAAAAGTCCTTTAACGCTTGGAGAAGCGATGCATGTAGAGCCTCTGAGACCCACACATGTTTTGATACCGATTCAAAACCTTTCACCCAGAGCCAGGAGTCCTCCATCTGGGTCATCAACTAGGTCAGGGTCACCCTTGGAACATTCTCCGGATCGATCATCACCTGTAGCTATCATGCATCCCAAACCGATAAGACCGCAACCCCGTCCACTGACCAGAGTTGGGGTCACCCGGGCTGATCTCATTTGTCCCCCGACACCAACCCATCATGCTCGTAGACTGCGTGTTTCATCTGATGGATTCGGTCCACCGGATCTTCGTCCTCGGAATCTCTTCTCACCGGAGACCGTAGTTTCTCCGGAAATGCGCTACAATGATTTGATAGCAATTACTGGAAGTAGAGTTGATCAACTACGCGTAGCCGAGGGGCGTGAAGACGACATTGAAACAGATGTTTCCATGCGTCATCTAACAAGCACCAGACTTCCTTCGATTCCCGAAAGAGCTCGAGGAGCTCTTGCTGAGCCAGACGAGCCCCTTCCACCTGCTTGGGAAGCTCGGATGGATAGCCATGGACGAATTTTCTACATAGATCATACAACCCGAACTACGTCTTGGCAACGACCTGGCTCGCATACAGGAATGACCGGTCCAGATCAGCACCGGCAACAGCTCGATCGCCGATACCAGTCAATCCGTCGAACGATCTACGATAGAAGAGACCCAACCAGTGGCAGCAGAAGTCCTCCCAGATTCGGCTTCGAACCCATCAATCCTAGACAAGTTGTCACCCAAACGGAGAATCTCACCGTAGATCGCTCAGCTCACCCCGCTCTCCTAATGATCTGCCGTCCAGATTTCTACTCCATGCTTCACACCAACACCGATGCTATTCTCATCTACAACCGCAACTCAGCCCTCAAACATATGGTCTCCAGAGTACGGCGAGACCCCAGCTGCTTCGGCCGCTATCAGCACAATCGCGATCTCGTTGCCCTCGTAAATTGTTTCGCTTCCCCGGAAAAAGATCTCCCAACCGGTTGGGAATCAAAGATGGACCAAAATGGGAAACAGTTCTTCATCGATCACGCCAACCGCCGTACGTCTTTCATGGACCCGCGAGTGCCTACCGACTGTTTGCGGTCCCGGCATCGGCCGCCCTCAGAACAGTTGATCGCTGCTGCCGCCGTCCCTGCCACCGTGCTGCCTCCACCGGTTGATGTTGCTCCGGTTCCGCCACCACGTCCGCCGGCCTTGCCTCGGTTGAGTATTGGATCGCCGGAAATTCCGGTGGCGTATAATGATAAGGTAAGTTATTTAGTGTCTCCTTTTTTAGGTATACTTTAGAACCCGCGGTTCTCAGAGCAATTGCAATTCTTCCGCCTAAGACCGATGACATAGTGCATGTAAACGCGAACGCGAAACACACTGACaggtttttttgataaaattgtccgGATTGGTCTAGCCCGGATCCgtgcgggaaaaattctggaCACCTTATGCTAGAGCAACCAAACAAATTATTCAtatgattctcatagaaaaatgATTGAACGTAATGAATTCAATAGAATATCTCATGAAATTTATGCGTTCTAAAAATCATATCGATTCTACTTGACAGTATAGTTGGTTTATACATTCATTCGTTTATACATTCATACACAATAAATATAGTAGATTCAACAATAATCTTTTGGTTGATTCTGTGCACTTCactattaaaaaatgtttttcaaaaaatttgcctCATaagtctaaatttacacgagcAAATGGTTGAGAGTTTTGCGTTTCCTTCAACTTCTGAGCATTCTAGATATCCCAGATTTATCCAAGTTTGTCCGAATTTTAAAatcccagataaaaaaaaagtttgtccgAATATTCATTGGAAAATTTGGAACAAGGCTGAATGCccggtttttatgaaaaatcgcctgaattttgctcggattttttttttcatattgtttgctaattttagtgaaaaaataactCATACAAAGTTTTGAAACGTTGGGATTTTTGGAAGCAAACACTTTGATAATAAATTAAACTTTCAAGTGATTTCCACTCTTCTCTTGTTTCCACTTctttctcttgtttttttttgtagaatagtGTCTGGATTTTGCTcagattttcccggatattgcccgactTTAGcttaaaaattggaaatcagATGTTCGGGGtttgtgggttttttttcgAACGAAAATGCCCGAGAACGTGCGAGAAACATTCTGGaatgcttatttgaaattatgcattttcttttaaatttattggaatgacaaattttgaaacaatcaaaTATCTAAGTAAAGATGTaggaaatttctgtttttttctgatgacAGGAGACAATGCATTGCATTCACCATGTAGTAGCTTTTTTGTTCGCttaaatagaagaaaataaGAATATTGTCGTAAAATTTATACATAGGAAGTCATATGatttgtaattttcttctatgtttttatgttaagtaATATCTATCATGATTAATAAAGCAACTAATTTTggcccttttttaaataaaaaaaaaacattatgtaATGTTTatgaaatcgattttaaatttttttttcacaaaataacaaactagaAACAGATATGTAAACCATAAATAAAGAAACAACagtttattataaaaacatgttggtttgtttcatttttaaaaatgatttaaatataaaaaataatacaaaatgaAGGCTTCAAttaagtttatttcaaaattaacttttaaataatcttaaatttaaattttttgtttgttgaatcATTTATGCAAGTTCCGATTATTGCAGAAAACATCCAAAAAACCCCATTCTTTGCTTAATTTAAGTTTGCGAATCTAGTAAGATAATTTCAATCAAGAAGAAACATTCATTATTTCAGAACTCTAAaggtcaaatttgttaaaaaaatcgacctgaatgaataaaaaattctcaCATCCAACGAGTTTGGCTTTCCTTATCTAATGAAAGtgcaattttaatataaaaaaatatatatagaaaaaagaaaaaaatatgcttcttGTTATGATGTTTATTTCGGAACGGTTCTACTACAAAACGAACTTTGTTTGTGTTGGTCGCGAGATACCTCTATTTTGAGCctataaaacaatcaaaaattacaaaaccatGGTTATAAAAAAGAATTGCTAATGCGGAAAAAAGTTCTAACACCAAATAACGATGAAAAATACTGACAATATATTAATATTATAGATATTTTCAATCGTCATATATAACAAATATtaatgtattgattttttttttaaattaatgttttgagAGAAAGTATTTATTagaatttgtttatgttttaagaGATTTGCACAATCAAGGGAAAATcatgaattcagaatcaaattcaaaatctttttaaaaaaaatttgaatacacaATATAAAGCTACtacaaatatgaaataaaaataaaaattagaatttcaaattcagcataaaaactctaattttgatttcataattAGATGGCAAAAAGGAAACGAGGTTCTGAACCAAAGTAATGATTCTTTTACTCTCTCTTGCACTCAATTTAATATCTTGAAAAAATAgctataaaattcaaatgaagaacattatgaaattccaaaatctttttctgaaatttaggATCCGATTTaccgccgaataccgccaaaaactGTTGAgttaagtattcggccgaataggccgaatatctactacagacttgtaaaatttttcaaatgactttggataatttagaaaatattgaaaagtagtGTTGAAAAGCAGcgcaatcattaaaaacttatggtagcaaaacatctaaggtgtatccgcgtatctttcactacaggagaatgctgacaagtatcgctttattctttaattttagtttattcCACATTTTCTGGATTCAGGCTTGCTCATAAATCCAGCGAAGATTCCAGATCAGTGAAATCTGTCCGGGATGTCCAGATGTTGTTTAAAATGTCCCGAATTttgtcagattatttgctaaatcacataaaaaactcaaatttcttcaaacttttagATTTGGTGTtcaattatgatttttcaaaaatttcaaaataaaaataaattttacccttttaaatattttttttttctaattcaatatcaaagaaacaaattcaaatagcttggcacctgtttcgacattttTATCCCCGATTttacaggaacgcaatctcttcGGGGATAAACaccctagaagcgactagtcatctgatttcttttcagttatttgtgacattttaaaaatcagaaagacccctgCTTAAGAATATCTTGTAATTCATCATCCGATATTATCAtccggttgaaaataatcgacttaaaaacatgaggggcccTCATAtggaagaaattgaaagcattgaaataatcccttaatttttttttttcattaaaagctCAATAGAATaatcgaccgaatattcggccgaatattcgtttggccgaatagttgaaaaggtcaatattcggtattcggccgttcgccgaataccactattcggtaaaTCTCTACATATTATGCATTACCGTGCACCGACGTCTCACTTGTTGACTGTTGTTCGAGTTCGGTCAAAAACTGATAACTTACTAACTAACTGATGAAATAACATGcctacatgaaaaacaaaaaaatgatttttagaatttattaTTCTTAATTTATTCAACGATACTAATCATAAGAAAGTTtgcttcaaagaggtggatttCCGGAAAAAACGATACAGCTTCTGCCTAGATATTCTTGAGATTGAACACCTTGAATAGAAAAAATCTACACTTAATAGAAAGCTGAAAAGATAACATAATCACTTAAACATGAAAATAAtctgtttttttgaaaacaatagtCTTGAATTTcggtaatcaaaattttttatttgctatTTCAGGAATACAAATAAATTACTCTCAGTTCGGTGACATAACGTAAAATTAGTATATTTCCTtgataacaaaaatttctaaattatattCATGAAACAAAATATCTTTAAATCACTCCTGTTAAAATAGTTTCTGATAATTGAATTCCGACAATTTATATTCATAACCCAATAATTTGAAAGTTCTTTGAAACTAACGAAATTAGAACATAGATCGTTACGAAATTTGTTACATTACAACTTCGTGGAATTAATGAAGTTAGTTGTCTGTAATATGATTTTTAGTTCTGTAACGTAATTGTTGGGCATTGAACTTACTCGTTGTCATTCCGAATCTACGTTGTTTGTGTAAATGAGGATTTCAACAAATTGAGGACTAGGTATAACTAGATATCTAGTTATTTCACTTGCCGCTACTGAGCTACTTTAAAAGGCGTAACTCaaatattctgaatttaaaaattgaacataACTCTTCAGAATTAAGCacaaaaatttcagtaaatccaAATTGGTGCGATTTGGTCCAATCGTCTCTGAGATATaggatgccaaattttggtgttttcctGCTTATATTTTTCCGCGATCTTTAATGTGATAATATTACCTCACCGCCACCCttagcccttccaacgcccctcaaaattcaaaagatgAGCTCACTGCCCCCTTAAAAACTCTTAACGCCGAACAGGGGGTGGTAGgaaccattttaaaaaccacTGCTCTAAATTAACgcaaatgtttaaatgaaaaggTTTAGTTACAATCAAATTAGTAAAACAATTTGGACTGACGAATTCGACGAATAAATCAGCTGGATGATTCTTCGAACTGATGCAGGTGCTCAGCATCCTGAAACATACGCATCATTGTACTGAGTGGTTCATTGTAGCCATACGATGTTCGGTGGATTTGATGTGAAAGCAACGAATTAGATCTCAGAGTTCTCGACGGTGCACTGAGGTTTATCATCCTTAAAAGATTTGGCGATTGAACTTCTCCATTTATAATCTTAACAACGAAAGAAGCCTGTTGAGTCTTTCGGCGACATTCGAGTGTTTCGAGACCCAAAAGCTGACACCGATCTGAATATGCTGGAAGATCTTTGGGATGACGCCAAGGCAGGTGTCGCAAGGCGAATCTGACAAACCGCTTCTGTACACGTTCAATCCTCAAGATCCAACTTTGTTGGACTACAGCAGCATGCGCAGTTATAGATCTGACGAGGGCGCAGTACAGTGATTTCAAGCACAAAGGATCTTTGAATTCACGTGACACTTTGGTGATGAGGCCGAGCTGACGATTCGCTTTGTTGATAACTGAAGAGCGTTGACTGTTGAAAGTAAGCTGCGCATCGAGGATCACGCCAAGATCATTCACTTCAAagacccttttcaaaaattggctgCCGATACTATAGTCATAAGGGATCGGTGTTTTATTCCGATGAAAAGTAATCACAGAGCATTTTGAAACACTGACTGTAAGTTTGTTCTGTCTAGACCTGTCTAGAAGTGGTTCAGCAGAGATTGGAGGCGAATGCAATCAGCAGTACATTCCACTGGCAGAAATATTTTAAGGTCATCAGTGTAACCAATTTCCGTTCCGTCTTCTAGACTTGTaatgaaatcgttaaaaaatagtGCAAATAATAATGGCCCCAAATTACTCCCTTGAGGGACGCCAGATCGATTGGTAAAAGGATATGAAATGCTAGTGCCGTACTTGATCCTTATGCAGCGCTCGGTAAGAAAGGATTTCAGCCAAGCAATCGTGTTGTCATGAATGCCAAGCTTGGCAAGCTTAGCGAGCAAAATCATATGATCAATCGCGTCAAAAGCGGCTTTGATATCTGTATACACCGCATCgacttgttttttattttccaactgATTGAGGCAAACCGACGTGTATTCTATGGAGTTAGTACTCACCGATCTACCAGGCATGAAGCCATGCTGTTCAGGTGCGATGTACTGCGATGAAGCGTGTAAAAGGGCTTGACcaacaattatttcaaagagCTTAGACCCTGCAGACAAACTGGTAATACCACGATATTGCTTAACGTCTCGACGATCGCAATTTTTGTACACCGGAAACataaacgaatttttccatttgtctggaaattttcttttctggAATGATCTGTTTTAGATTTTAGCCAGAGGCAAGGAAAGAGCTTCGATGCAGCGACGATAGATAACAGCTGGAATCCCATCAGGTCCAGGAGCAAATGagcttttaagttttttcgcAGAGCGCTCAATAAGATCTTGATCAATTTCAAAAGTATTCAAGTCGAAAACATCGACAGGTACAGGATTGATGGCTTCACTGCACTCTCTTTCGGATGGAACGGTGTTCAGAAAAACTGACTTGAAATGCTCTGCAAATAAGTTGGAACAGGTATCTGGGGAGTTACCGACAGCATCATTGGTACAGTACCAGGTACAGATCAAGTTGCAGAACGATTCTGTCATAGCATCAACTGATGAGTCTCCGAAAACTGCATCCTAGTCAACACTGTTCAAGTATTGAAAGAGCAATGAAAAGTCCGTTTTCCGGAAATTTAAAGGCCTATTCCTAGGTTCGGAGGTGTTTCGAGAACCGTAATTGGTAGACATAGCAGCAGGTAAATCGAAGACGATAGGTGGGTGATGTATGTCTATCGGTACGAGCACATCGGGAGCATTTCTAGTTACAATTAGTTCCTCACTTGAGCCAGAAACAAGATCCAGTATCCGTCCGAGATGATTGCTGATAGCGTTGAATTGATTCAGATTGAGCGAATTCATTCCATCGATCAATGAGGCGGCGGAAGCACTGATAGGTGTAACATTCAAGAGTTTCGCACCTGCATCACTCGCCTCCCACAACAAACGAGGTTGGTTATAATCGCCACATACCAAGACGGACTCCTCAGCAGAAGCACGGGTGCACAACTCGCGTACGGTGGCCACATGGGACTCCAAAATGTGCATACAATTACTTTTGTCAGGAGGTACATATATGgcacagaaaatattttttttcccgtTGATGTTCGCTGCAACACAGACTTGTTCTAAATCATATCCGCTATCAGTGGTGACAAAGCTGCTCACGTGGTGTTGTTTAACAACAATCAAAACTCCaccaaagcatttttttaaaactatttcgcGAGCTGCGGCCGCATCGAAACACTGAGTATCTATTGCCGAATAGTTGGGCAGTATTGATCGAATCAGTCAAGCCAGTTTCGGTCAAAATGATGACATCGTAGCTGCAATCGATAGTTGCCAGATAGAAGTCCTCTGTTTTAGTGCGTAGGCCCCGAACGTTTTGGTAATAGCACCAAGCTGCCTCGTTGGGTTGAGTAGACGGAGTCCTGTTCGATGCAAGGCTAGAAGGCAAAAATGCATCACTGGGTGAAGTGCTCGGAACAGACGAATACTTGCCGTAACttggcaattggaagcctccccctGAACCACCTGACCGATCAACGGGAGGACTTGTAACAGGAACAGTCGGTCGTTGGTGGCCAGAGCAAAGAGCTTCCGAATTGACATGAGTAATGATGCGTCCCGAAGTCCAATTGCAATTTATCGGAACACCCTCGGTAGCCGGGTTTTCGTCGGCAGTAGGCTGCAGCAGTAAGTTGCCATCAACATGTATTGATTCATCGTCACGGGCAAAACTGAGTGCATTCGACGCATACGATGCGTGGCTGGAAAGTTGAGATGCATGACGGAAGGGAAATCTTAAAACAGACGAATACTCGCCATtgcatggcaattggaagcctccccctGAACCACCTGACCGATAAACGGGACGACTTTGGACAGGAACAGTCGGTCGTTGGTGGCCAGAGAAGAGAACTTCCGAATTGGAATGAGTAATGGTGTGTCCCGATGTCCAATTGAGATTCGCCGAGATAGAGTTGGTATCCAAAATATCATCAGCAGCATACTCCTGCACCAAGTTTGTATCAAAATGATTTTGCTCATCATAGCGGGAAGAatgaaaccaatcaaaccaatAATTCGAGGCGGGGCTAGAAGGCAGGAATGTATGACTGGGAGAAAAGTCCAAAGTAAAAGAATACTTGCCGTtgcatggcaattggaagcctccccctGAACCACCTGACCGATAAACGGGACGACTTGTAACAGGAACGATCGGCCTTAGGTGGTCAGAGAAGAGAACTTCCGAATTGGCATGAGTGGTGCGTCCCGGTGTCCAATAGATATTTGCTGGCGGTTGATTACAGTTGAGGACCACGAAACTGCTTCGAGTTGTAGTCCACAAATTCCCGGAAA is a window encoding:
- the LOC129754342 gene encoding E3 ubiquitin-protein ligase HECW2 isoform X1, producing MSCSEQPESAPGGKDCSRDPSDEMEEELEGAVGNCPLSSPHESHPERPGELFLGPVRTDDDDHDDEDPIELKNQEQDNFPPTPYEECLDLKAFEILAEQEKLELERNHELPAASDGQLLEAASLNYIDGEPSPARNSQAQNQQHQQQPSPAACCTAAAISPSSNGGGGGGHHGDSCGSSTSSAPCSGVRRKAKVPTTSQEDEPMAINGTKKKVRHNGSLKSSPSQPTTEYLSVWNTTSPTLTSSLDERQESIISPSIQIHRPLERSWPPKNHKKSNSSMIQGAEEFSFDIIDTDEPSYGTNAEGEGETGVDFTPGEFFGKNPKHIKHDKVARIIRQPLEGIIESAPLATPETDGSLSDNTPLRLNRLDRNANPTEIEPVHEVPETNVKPVSKPPLKKATRAEYSFPEEDRQQPGCSSDPVIVVDGELRVIKPHRPLTRALSNGRTRQNIKSPLTLGEAMHVEPLRPTHVLIPIQNLSPRARSPPSGSSTRSGSPLEHSPDRSSPVAIMHPKPIRPQPRPLTRVGVTRADLICPPTPTHHARRLRVSSDGFGPPDLRPRNLFSPETVVSPEMRYNDLIAITGSRVDQLRVAEGREDDIETDVSMRHLTSTRLPSIPERARGALAEPDEPLPPAWEARMDSHGRIFYIDHTTRTTSWQRPGSHTGMTGPDQHRQQLDRRYQSIRRTIYDRRDPTSGSRSPPRFGFEPINPRQVVTQTENLTVDRSAHPALLMICRPDFYSMLHTNTDAILIYNRNSALKHMVSRVRRDPSCFGRYQHNRDLVALVNCFASPEKDLPTGWESKMDQNGKQFFIDHANRRTSFMDPRVPTDCLRSRHRPPSEQLIAAAAVPATVLPPPVDVAPVPPPRPPALPRLSIGSPEIPVAYNDKVVAFLRQPNILEILRERHGAAACSRNLREKINSIRVEGTAALDRLSHDLQLTILLSLFENEIMSYIPVEARSPQGSPNLSSSRAPQRAPPPFRRDFEAKLRTFYRKLESKGFGQGPHKLKLHIRRSHLLEDAFRRIMSANKKDLQRGRLAVLWDTEEGLDYGGPSREFFFLLSRELFNPYYGLFEYSANDTYTVQVSPLSAFVDNSHDWFRFSGRVLGLALVHQYLLDAFFTRPFYKALLRLPVALSDLESLDNEFHQSLQWIRDNDIGSGASLGLTFCVTEELLGKVVERELKPGGKNIPVTEKNKREYLERMVKWRLERGVQEQTESLVRGFYEVVDPRLVSVFDARELELVIAGTAEIDLNDWRMNTEYRSGYHDGHQVIVWFWHVIEKFSNEQRLRLLQFVTGTSSIPYEGFAALRGSTGPRRFCIEKWGKPNALPRAHTCFNRLDLPPYPTPDILYEKLLLAVEETNTFGIE